From Ptychodera flava strain L36383 chromosome 3 unlocalized genomic scaffold, AS_Pfla_20210202 Scaffold_26__1_contigs__length_13983176_pilon, whole genome shotgun sequence, one genomic window encodes:
- the LOC139125741 gene encoding E3 ubiquitin-protein ligase TRIM56-like — protein sequence MAAASDRKVLEEIGEDFLCCTICLEQFKSPKILPCLHTFCEQCLVTLVEKTGSLNCPECRQKYQLPVGGVPGIKGNFFMANLIEIFKQRLESRQGAVLKCEGCQENTATHRCMECKQYICDSCAKVHRNILLTRTHKLMTIEEFETVQSTSPVTLRAVEYCSVHNQNELKFYCETCQVPVCSDCTIVKHRIPEHVHRDLKDAADEYLTELKAVVDKLKVKEQEAEKNKTLAKQIHCDLTEQCSKEEKKVRMKAEEIIKKIKREEQRLIDELKNNYKMKVKRAVVEIDVMELKHGNIKSTCSYIEMLMHHGNAAQLLSQRLMQEIVSNN from the coding sequence ATGGCTGCTGCTTCTGACCGCAAAGTTTTGGAAGAAATCGGCGAAGATTTCCTGTGTTGTACCATCTGTCTGGAGCAGttcaagtctcctaaaattctaccatgtctgcatacattctgtgagCAGTGTTTAGTCACACTGGTTGAGAAGACTGGATCTCTAAACTGTCCAGAATGTCGACAGAAATATCAGCTTCCTGTTGGAGGAGTGCCAGGGATAAAAGGCAACTTCTTTATGGCCAATCTGATTGAGATATTCAAGCAAAGACTTGAGTCCAGGCAAGGAGCTGTTCTTAAGTGTGAAGGTTGCCAAGAGAATACAGCAACACACAGGTGTATGGAGTGCAAACAATACATCTGTGATAGTTGTGCTAAGGTACATAGAAATATATTACTCACTCGTACACATAAGCTTATGACCATTGAAGAATTTGAAACAGTACAGTCAACAAGTCCAGTAACACTACGAGCAGTAGAATATTGCAGTGTCCACAACCAGAACGAACTCAAATTCTACTGTGAAACTTGTCAGGTACCTGTGTGCTCAGATTGCACTATAGTCAAACACCGCataccagaacatgtacacagggacttgaaagatgcagcagatgaATATCTTACTGAATTGAAAGCagtggttgacaaactgaaagtgaaagaacaggaagctgaaaagaacaaaaccctGGCCAAGCAGATACACTGTGATCTCACAGAGCAGTGCAGCAAAGAAGAAAAgaaggtgagaatgaaagcagaggaaatcatcaagaaaataaaaagagaagagcagagactaatagatgaactgaaaaacaattacaaaatgaaagttaAACGAGCTGTGGTTGAAATTGATGTGATGGAATTAAAACATGGTAACATTAAGAGTACATGCAGTTACATAGAAAtgctgatgcatcatgggaatgctgCTCAACTTCTCTCACAAAGGTTGATGCAGGAAATCGTATCAAACAATTAA